Proteins from a single region of Harmonia axyridis chromosome 4, icHarAxyr1.1, whole genome shotgun sequence:
- the LOC123677767 gene encoding uncharacterized protein LOC123677767: MWLKTLVILSVVIRSMVLSSYVDPEEKIVMRVIKKCTESPSRLSCFADKAASVLEKYINSNITLFDGIELQRNSEPFTNISDSRSSTPFARFTTTLYNFLDTHTVSLDLTDEARSKKRKDKEVDEESDKASGGGGGSGGSSGGNLLGGLGGFGGGGGSKGGMMGEIRYAKYAFMVLLGIFGMTGPIFMKTLAVVAAKALIASKAALIIVGSVALKKIFHKENEKPVVKVHTIHEEEHEDEHDRIYQNQIPYSYYGDYHKPA, translated from the coding sequence atgtggttGAAAACTCTAGTGATACTTAGTGTGGTCATCAGATCAATGGTGTTAAGTTCCTACGTAGACCCAGAAGAGAAAATAGTGATGAGAGTCATCAAAAAATGCACAGAATCACCATCCAGACTATCCTGCTTTGCAGACAAAGCTGCCAGTGTTCTAGAGAAGTACATCAATTCAAACATAACCCTTTTCGATGGTATTGAGCTGCAGAGGAATTCTGAACCATTTACCAACATCAGCGATTCGAGATCTTCAACTCCTTTCGCCAGATTCACTACAACCCTGTATAACTTCTTGGATACCCACACCGTGTCCTTGGATCTAACTGATGAGGCAAGGTCCAAAAAGAGGAAAGATAAAGAGGTCGACGAGGAATCTGACAAGGCCAGCGGAGGGGGTGGTGGAAGTGGAGGTAGCAGTGGTGGCAACTTGCTAGGAGGTTTGGGAGGTTTTGGAGGAGGTGGAGGTTCCAAAGGTGGAATGATGGGGGAAATAAGATACGCCAAATACGCTTTTATGGTACTTCTTGGTATTTTTGGGATGACTGGTccaatttttatgaaaacttTGGCGGTTGTAGCTGCTAAGGCTTTGATTGCCAGTAAGGCGGCGTTGATAATTGTTGGTTCCGTTGCGCTCAAGAAGATATTCCATAAAGAAAACGAGAAACCTGTTGTTAAGGTGCATACAATACATGAGGAGGAGCATGAGGACGAACACGATAGGATTTACCAAAATCAGATACCTTACAGTTATTACGGTGATTATCATAAGCCAGCGTAA